The genomic region GTGCCCTCCGATAAAAGTCCATCGCAGCGTTCACATTGCCGCGATTGTATTCGGCTCCCCCCGCATTACAGAGAGTGGGAACATGCAGGGGCGCCAGTTCCAAAGCTTTCTCGTACCAGTAGACCGCCTGATCGTAGTCTTCTCTTTCATCATAGAGACGCCCCACACTGCCAACAGCCGGCAAGAAGTCCCCCATTTTCAGGGCGGCATTCTCGTATGCGTAAAGCGCGCTGTCCAGATAGCTCTGCCCGCCTTCATCTCTTGCGTAATCAAAGAAAGCGTCGCCAAGAAGCTTGGACAGAAGCGCATTGTCAGGATCTTCGCGCAGACGAATCTTTATGGCCTCGATCTTTTCCAGAAATCCCAATTCACTGTCCTGCTCCCAGATCCGATCACACCAGATCTGTCGCAAATCGTCCTTGGACTGAAAGGGCGCCTGTAGAGATACAAGATCCAAAGGAAGGCCCAGCTCCATCAGGAAACTGGCGCGGGAGACTGCCAGCGGCTCTCCCTTCGACTTCAGGGTGAAAACGGCCAGGCCGATCAGGAACAGAATCAGAAGAAGGACTATTTTCCGCGCTTTCATCAATTACCTCGTCTAGAAATGATGGGTTCTGCGTTTCCACTTTTCAGTGCTTCGCAAGCTCAAGGCCATCCCCCAACGAAACTCCACTCTCTTTCCCGAAGCCTGATACTCCTGAAGGAAAAAGGCAAGGTCACAATCGCCCTTTCCATCCTGAACCTTGAAGCCGGTTCCCAGAGACCAGAGGATCTCCTCCAGATAGCTTCCCTCCAGAGGATCCAGTGTCGGAAGATTCGCATGACGGAAACCGAGGCGAAGGGGGATATTCCTCTCCTCGCGAAGCCCCACGCGGGGCAATAAGAAGTTCCACTCCAGGCCCAGGCCCAGACGCGAGAGATCCCGCAGCTTCCCGGTCGTAAGCGGCAAGGAGGACTGACTCCAGGACTGCTGGAGCCAGTTCGCAGAAAGGACCAGATTCGTGCGCAGACTTCCGAGGCACTGTGTGCCGGGCAACTTCCATGCAAGTCCCGCCGACCAGGAAGCCGGAAAAACTCCTTCAAGGCCTGTAGGGGTATCCTCTTCTTCCCCGCTCACTTCTTCGGACTGTTCTCCCTGGAGATTGCTCTCCCCGCGATAGTGAAGAGACAGGCTGAAGCCCTCGGCAGGCCGGGCCTGAAGTCCCGCTCCCCACTGTGTCCCGCTCCACTCCGCACTTCGACGGATTTTCCGGTCATAGATTCCGGACGCTTCGGCAGGGAAATCATATTCCCACTCCTGGAGGAGGTTCCCCCGCAAGAGAGATAGATCCGCTCCCAGACGAAGATGGTTCTTCCAGGCCCAGGCCAGGGAAATCGGAAA from Candidatus Krumholzibacteriia bacterium harbors:
- a CDS encoding tetratricopeptide repeat protein; protein product: MKARKIVLLLILFLIGLAVFTLKSKGEPLAVSRASFLMELGLPLDLVSLQAPFQSKDDLRQIWCDRIWEQDSELGFLEKIEAIKIRLREDPDNALLSKLLGDAFFDYARDEGGQSYLDSALYAYENAALKMGDFLPAVGSVGRLYDEREDYDQAVYWYEKALELAPLHVPTLCNAGGAEYNRGNVNAAMDFYRRALAADPGSQDAHYNLGVAFAESRMYGEAVVEWEKVVAIDPTTPVAAQADTNAKLLRDVLQETVYREGKKIRRLGLGQETQSR